Proteins from one Telopea speciosissima isolate NSW1024214 ecotype Mountain lineage chromosome 1, Tspe_v1, whole genome shotgun sequence genomic window:
- the LOC122648827 gene encoding uncharacterized protein LOC122648827 isoform X9, whose protein sequence is MSSGSTNEASSEILDLNSEAVPLVEEEVSVVRVAESTVAITLSVDENLVEQALDTQSPAQGTNPEGETAEAGVSGEGRNLLETFAQGSDVCDGSTGAHGVRGSSEEEESADVCLIKESSERVTKKSVDAGGDGKFGGQPDVALTLKLGASDTEGLTDRVEVTEAESSMTITELTFEEIHVASGERAVELENSEVLNSKGDVPEPMDLDEKPYFPEKNQGVEVEGVGGGTEANDVRDTDPSVSLSSPSNCVHNTTLNIGNSDVNPSQDGIQELVAQIAKTPSDQVIRDQSMDLHLTEANADEGAAVTVDTNLATEAIDESKDAVLDKNQEADVQIAGACGYHQGDQRMGSPSPELGASPLVDNQSMGFDVEAIAVGGCNKLDENLTQSQSQSQPIASDSDAVNSVVDLGSCHSTDFEKKVVEEVLNEDERMEVKEIEADATHPGADENLKTVREVLKEDGGIAAKEMGDDVSNPGTDGNQKTVDEVFEEEEGSRVKEMLDDVNCRDRDGDQNTADEVFKDDEGTGVKEIADDVTHLDKDVDKMTADKVDWEAEGTKVREVGDGVTCLGTDGNLKAVDEIFRKDEGTEVKDGNQMILDDALREGEETEAKEIGTDVTHPSSDGDQRNVGEVVKEDEGPRVKEREDDAKCSVSDCLDENLTKNVSRVDSHVNQMLETSEQVTTTLNPGTASVNDNRVFYGLPTEEGDFSVSDLVWGKVKSHPWWPGQIFDPSDASEQAMKYRKKDSLLVAYFGDRTFAWNEASLLKPFRANFSQMEKQTNLESFRKAVDCALDEIARRVELGLACSCTFEEVYAKTGSQMIENPGIREESSRRKGMDESISVSSFEPEMLVEYIRELALFPYGGVDRLELVIAQVQLLAVHRSRGYSCLPTFQLCGSLVENEADSLILAESKHSKAIVDDSAAISENKDQVLSGKVKFKSRDGSFRKRKHTSEDGGHPIKKERSLSELMAGKKVFSSDDGNESVDGKPVSSLLGKKRKAGDSIPDDSVIQNRKRSISLSGAADADSAQPKRSFKVGESICRVASQLTGSSPILKCSGERLRKVAVKVDQNRESSTWDGDAASPRTPEQRRKIVLPTEHSSPEEMLSQLCLAARDPIKGYSFLTTIISFFSEFRNFVCLDHASSWKHKMSSEKVGGKKKKPPNSNMDSTESYSFEDMQDSYWTDRIVQIGPEEQPLDKSQKKRGRPRKKIFMLTNGADDSHQCSPALDIEQQNPYHNAEQPVEISVGSLDANSKDPNSPAALILSFPESDADSIPSEKNLNIIFRHFGPLKESETEVLKTTNCARVVFKRHTDAEVALSSAGKFSIFGPVHVSYRLMYWPPTSAKAPSFAATQLIEYVAPQGIEDVESQGIEDMAPQLIVDVAPQGIEDMAPQSIEDMAPEGIEDMEPQGIEDVESQGIEDMAPQGIEDVESQGIEDMAPQGVEDMESKGIDDMAPQGIEDMASRGIEDVAPQGIEDGASEGIEDMVPAGGNEDMAPQGIEDMAPVRGSTS, encoded by the exons ATGTCGTCTGGCTCCACGAACGAGGCCTCCTCCGAGATCCTCGACTTGAATTCCGAAGCCGTTCCACTCGTCGAGGAGGAAGTTTCTGTGGTAAGGGTTGCAGAATCCACAGTTGCTATCACACTGTCTGTAGATGAAAACCTAGTGGAGCAGGCCTTGGACACTCAGAGCCCTGCTCAGGGTACTAATCCCGAAGGTGAAACAGCCGAGGCTGGGGTATCTGGTGAAGGACGGAATTTGCTTGAAACATTTGCCCAAGGTTCTGATGTTTGTGACGGCAGCACTGGTGCTCATGGGGTCCGTGGAAgttctgaagaagaagaatctgctGATGTTTGTTTGATCAAAGAGAGTTCAGAAAGAGTGACCAAGAAATCTGTAGATGCGGGTGGTGATGGGAAATTTGGAGGTCAACCTGACGTGGCGCTAACGCTGAAACTTGGTGCTTCTGATACCGAAGGACTGACAGACAGGGTTGAAGTTACCGAAGCTGAAAGTTCTATGACGATCACCGAGTTGACTTTCGAGGAAATCCACGTTGCTTCTGGGGAGAGAGCTGTTGAATTGGAAAATTCGGAGGTTTTAAATTCCAAAGGAGATGTACCGGAGCCGATGGATTTGGATGAGAAGCCATATTTTCCGGAGAAAAATCAAGGCGTGGAGGTCGAGGGGGTGGGAGGAGGCACTGAAGCTAATGATGTCAGAGATACGGATCCTTCTGTAAGTCTTAGTTCTCCTTCAAATTGCGTTCATAATACCACTTTAAACATAGGTAATAGTGACGTGAATCCTTCTCAAGATGGGATACAAGAGCTAGTTGCCCAGATAGCTAAAACACCTTCTGATCAGGTAATTAGGGATCAGAGCATGGATTTACACCTCACCGAGGCAAATGCAGACGAGGGGGCTGCTGTTACAGTAGATACAAACCTGGCTACCGAGGCCATTGATGAATCCAAAGATGCAGTGCTGGACAAGAATCAGGAGGCAGATGTTCAAATTGCAGGCGCTTGTGGTTATCATCAAGGGGACCAAAGGATGGGCTCGCCTTCTCCTGAGCTTGGTGCTTCTCCGTTagtggataaccaatccatgggCTTTGACGTTGAAGCCATTGCAGTAGGTGGGTGCAATAAGCTGGATGAGAATCTAactcaatctcaatctcaatctcagcCTATTGCCAGTGATTCTGATGCGGTTAATTCAGTTGTAGATTTGGGTAGCTGTCATAGCACAGATTTTGAAAAGAAGGTTGTAGAGGAGGTTTTGAATGAAGATGAACGAATGGAGGTAAAAGAGATTGAGGCTGATGCTACTCATCCTGGTGCTGATGAAAACCTGAAGACTGTACGTGAG GTTTTGAAGGAAGATGGAGGGATTGCTGCTAAAGAGATGGGAGACGATGTTAGTAATCCTGGGACAGATGGAAACCAGAAGACTGTTGATGAGGTTtttgaggaggaggaaggaagtaGGGTTAAAGAGATGCTAGATGATGTTAACTGTCGGGACAGAGATGGAGACCAGAATACTGCTGATGAAGTTTTCAAAGACGATGAAGGAACTGGGGTTAAAGAGATCGCAGACGATGTCACACATCTGGACAAAGACGTAGACAAGATGACTGCTGATAAGGTTGACTGGGAAGCTGAAGGAACTAAGGTTAGAGAGGTGGGGGATGGTGTTACCTGTCTGGGCACAGATGGAAACCTGAAGGCTGTTGATGAGATTTTCCGGAAAGATGAAGGGACAGAGGTTAAGGATGGGAACCAGATGATCCTCGATGATGCTTTGAGGGAGGGTGAAGAAACTGAGGCTAAAGAGATCGGTACTGATGTCACTCATCCAAGCAGTGATGGAGACCAGAGGAATGTAGGAGAGGTTGTGAAGGAAGATGAAGGACCCAGggttaaagagagagaagatgatgCTAAATGTTCTGTCTCTGACTGCTTAGATGAGAACTTAACAAAAAATGTCAGTAGGGTTGATTCACATGTAAACCAAATGCTAGAAACGTCAGAACAGGTTACAACTACTTTGAATCCTGGAACTGCATCTGTAAATGATAATCGGGTTTTTTATGGCCTGCCAACAGAAGAAGGtgatttttctgtttctgatcTAGTCTGGGGTAAGGTGAAGAGTCATCCCTGGTGGCCTGGGCAGATATTCGATCCTTCGGATGCATCAGAGCAGGCAATGAAATACCGTAAGAAGGACAGCCTTTTGGTTGCATATTTTGGGGATAGAACATTTGCTTGGAATGAAGCATCATTGCTAAAGCCCTTTAGGGCTAATTTCTCACAGATGGAGAAGCAGACTAATCTGGAGTCATTTCGTAAAGCTGTCGATTGTGCATTGGATGAAATTGCGAGACGAGTAGAGCTGGGGCTGGCCTGCTCATGCACATTCGAAGAAGTCTATGCAAAGACTGGATCCCAAATGATTGAGAACCCTGGGATCCGGGAAGAATCAAGTAGGAGAAAGGGCATGGACGAATCCATCAGTGTAAGTTCTTTTGAACCAGAGATGCTTGTTGAGTATATCAGAGAATTAGCACTGTTTCCATATGGTGGAGTTGATAGGCTGGAACTTGTCATAGCTCAGGTGCAATTATTGGCTGTCCATCGTTCAAGGGGGTACTCTTGTTTGCCAACGTTCCAGTTGTGTGGCAGTTTGGTGGAGAATGAAGCTGACAGTTTAATCTTGGCAGAAAGCAAGCATTCAAAAGCAATTGTTGATGATTCTGCAGCTATATCTGAGAATAAAGATCAAGTACTATCTGGGAAAGTTAAATTTAAGAGTCGGGATGGCTCTTTCCGTAAGCGTAAACACACCTCAGAGGATGGTGGACATcctatcaaaaaagaaagaagcttGTCAGAGTTGATGGCTGGGAAAAAGGTTTTCTCATCTGATGATGGAAATGAGTCTGTTGATGGGAAGCCAGTTTCATCGTTGTTGGGAAAAAAGCGTAAAGCTGGTGATTCCATTCCTGATGATTCAGTGattcaaaataggaaaagaagtaTTTCCTTATCAGGAGCTGCTGATGCTGACTCTGCTCAGCCCAAGCGATCTTTCAAAGTTGGTGAATCCATTTGTAGAGTTGCAAGCCAACTGactggatcctctccaatccTTAAGTGTAGCGGTGAACGGCTCCGTAAAGTTGCAGTTAAGGTGGATCAGAACAGAGAAAGTTCTACTTGGGATGGTGATGCTGCATCTCCTAGAACTCCTGAACAAAGGAGAAAGATAGTCCTTCCAACAGAGCACTCGTCCCCAGAAGAGATGCTGTCCCAACTTTGCTTGGCTGCACGGGACCCAATAAAAGGCTATAGTTTCCTGACTACCATAATTAGTTTCTTCTCTGAATTCAGAAATTTTGTCTGCCTTGATCATGCAAGTTCTTGGAAGCACAAAATGTCTTCAGAGAAAGTAGgtggtaaaaagaaaaaaccaccCAACTCTAACATGGACTCCACTGAATCGTATAGTTTTGAGGATATGCAAGATTCTTACTGGACTGACAGGATTGTCCAAATCGGCCCTGAAGAACAACCATTGGACAAATCccagaagaaaagaggaaggcCTAGGAAAAAGATTTTTATGCTGACCAATGGAGCTGATGATTCTCATCAGTGCAGTCCTGCATTGGATATTGAGCAGCAAAATCCTTATCACAATGCTGAACAGCCAGTAGAAATTTCAGTGGGCAGTTTGGATGCAAATTCCAAGGACCCCAATTCACCAGCGGCACTAATATTGAGCTTCCCGGAGTCTGATGCAGATTCTATTCCTTCAGAAAAGAATCTGAATATAATATTTAGACACTTTGGGCCTTTGAAGGAATCTGAAACAGAAGTGCTGAAAACGACTAACTGTGCTAGAGTGGTGTTCAAGAGGCATACTGATGCAGAGGTAGCTCTCAGTAGTGCGGGGAAATTCAGCATTTTTGGACCAGTGCATGTCAGCTACAGGTTGATGTATTGGCCACCAACATCAGCTAAGGCTCCATCCTTTGCTGCAACACAACTCATAGAATATGTGGCACCACAAGGCATAGAAGATGTGGAATCACAAGGCATAGAGGATATGGCACCACAACTCATAGTAGATGTGGCACCACAAGGCATAGAAGATATGGCACCACAAAGCATAGAAGATATGGCACCAGAAGGCATAGAAGATATGGA ACCACAAGGCATAGAAGACGTGGAATCACAAGGCATAGAGGATATGGCACCACAAGGCATAGAAGATGTGGAATCACAAGGCATAGAGGATATGGCACCACAAGGCGTAGAAGATATGGAATCAAAAGGCATAGATGATATGGCACCACAAGGCATAGAGGATATGGCGTCACGAGGCATAGAAGATGTGGCACCACAAGGCATAGAAGATGGGGCATCAGAAGGCATAGAAGATATGGTACCTGCGGGAGGCAACGAAGATATGGCACCACAAGGCATAGAAGATATGGCACCTGTGAGAGGCAGCACATCTTGA
- the LOC122648827 gene encoding uncharacterized protein LOC122648827 isoform X10: MSSGSTNEASSEILDLNSEAVPLVEEEVSVVRVAESTVAITLSVDENLVEQALDTQSPAQGTNPEGETAEAGVSGEGRNLLETFAQGSDVCDGSTGAHGVRGSSEEEESADVCLIKESSERVTKKSVDAGGDGKFGGQPDVALTLKLGASDTEGLTDRVEVTEAESSMTITELTFEEIHVASGERAVELENSEVLNSKGDVPEPMDLDEKPYFPEKNQGVEVEGVGGGTEANDVRDTDPSVSLSSPSNCVHNTTLNIGNSDVNPSQDGIQELVAQIAKTPSDQVIRDQSMDLHLTEANADEGAAVTVDTNLATEAIDESKDAVLDKNQEADVQIAGACGYHQGDQRMGSPSPELGASPLVDNQSMGFDVEAIAVGGCNKLDENLTQSQSQSQPIASDSDAVNSVVDLGSCHSTDFEKKVVEEVLNEDERMEVKEIEADATHPGADENLKTVREVLKEDGGIAAKEMGDDVSNPGTDGNQKTVDEVFEEEEGSRVKEMLDDVNCRDRDGDQNTADEVFKDDEGTGVKEIADDVTHLDKDVDKMTADKVDWEAEGTKVREVGDGVTCLGTDGNLKAVDEIFEDEGPRVKEREDDAKCSVSDCLDENLTKNVSRVDSHVNQMLETSEQVTTTLNPGTASVNDNRVFYGLPTEEGDFSVSDLVWGKVKSHPWWPGQIFDPSDASEQAMKYRKKDSLLVAYFGDRTFAWNEASLLKPFRANFSQMEKQTNLESFRKAVDCALDEIARRVELGLACSCTFEEVYAKTGSQMIENPGIREESSRRKGMDESISVSSFEPEMLVEYIRELALFPYGGVDRLELVIAQVQLLAVHRSRGYSCLPTFQLCGSLVENEADSLILAESKHSKAIVDDSAAISENKDQVLSGKVKFKSRDGSFRKRKHTSEDGGHPIKKERSLSELMAGKKVFSSDDGNESVDGKPVSSLLGKKRKAGDSIPDDSVIQNRKRSISLSGAADADSAQPKRSFKVGESICRVASQLTGSSPILKCSGERLRKVAVKVDQNRESSTWDGDAASPRTPEQRRKIVLPTEHSSPEEMLSQLCLAARDPIKGYSFLTTIISFFSEFRNFVCLDHASSWKHKMSSEKVGGKKKKPPNSNMDSTESYSFEDMQDSYWTDRIVQIGPEEQPLDKSQKKRGRPRKKIFMLTNGADDSHQCSPALDIEQQNPYHNAEQPVEISVGSLDANSKDPNSPAALILSFPESDADSIPSEKNLNIIFRHFGPLKESETEVLKTTNCARVVFKRHTDAEVALSSAGKFSIFGPVHVSYRLMYWPPTSAKAPSFAATQLIEYVAPQGIEDVESQGIEDMAPQLIVDVAPQGIEDMAPQSIEDMAPEGIEDMDMAPLLIEDVAPQGIENGESQGIEDMDMAPLLVEDVAPQGIVDMAPQGIEDVESQGIEDMAPQGIEDVESQGIEDMAPQGVEDMESKGIDDMAPQGIEDMASRGIEDVAPQGIEDGASEGIEDMVPAGGNEDMAPQGIEDMAPVRGSTS, encoded by the exons ATGTCGTCTGGCTCCACGAACGAGGCCTCCTCCGAGATCCTCGACTTGAATTCCGAAGCCGTTCCACTCGTCGAGGAGGAAGTTTCTGTGGTAAGGGTTGCAGAATCCACAGTTGCTATCACACTGTCTGTAGATGAAAACCTAGTGGAGCAGGCCTTGGACACTCAGAGCCCTGCTCAGGGTACTAATCCCGAAGGTGAAACAGCCGAGGCTGGGGTATCTGGTGAAGGACGGAATTTGCTTGAAACATTTGCCCAAGGTTCTGATGTTTGTGACGGCAGCACTGGTGCTCATGGGGTCCGTGGAAgttctgaagaagaagaatctgctGATGTTTGTTTGATCAAAGAGAGTTCAGAAAGAGTGACCAAGAAATCTGTAGATGCGGGTGGTGATGGGAAATTTGGAGGTCAACCTGACGTGGCGCTAACGCTGAAACTTGGTGCTTCTGATACCGAAGGACTGACAGACAGGGTTGAAGTTACCGAAGCTGAAAGTTCTATGACGATCACCGAGTTGACTTTCGAGGAAATCCACGTTGCTTCTGGGGAGAGAGCTGTTGAATTGGAAAATTCGGAGGTTTTAAATTCCAAAGGAGATGTACCGGAGCCGATGGATTTGGATGAGAAGCCATATTTTCCGGAGAAAAATCAAGGCGTGGAGGTCGAGGGGGTGGGAGGAGGCACTGAAGCTAATGATGTCAGAGATACGGATCCTTCTGTAAGTCTTAGTTCTCCTTCAAATTGCGTTCATAATACCACTTTAAACATAGGTAATAGTGACGTGAATCCTTCTCAAGATGGGATACAAGAGCTAGTTGCCCAGATAGCTAAAACACCTTCTGATCAGGTAATTAGGGATCAGAGCATGGATTTACACCTCACCGAGGCAAATGCAGACGAGGGGGCTGCTGTTACAGTAGATACAAACCTGGCTACCGAGGCCATTGATGAATCCAAAGATGCAGTGCTGGACAAGAATCAGGAGGCAGATGTTCAAATTGCAGGCGCTTGTGGTTATCATCAAGGGGACCAAAGGATGGGCTCGCCTTCTCCTGAGCTTGGTGCTTCTCCGTTagtggataaccaatccatgggCTTTGACGTTGAAGCCATTGCAGTAGGTGGGTGCAATAAGCTGGATGAGAATCTAactcaatctcaatctcaatctcagcCTATTGCCAGTGATTCTGATGCGGTTAATTCAGTTGTAGATTTGGGTAGCTGTCATAGCACAGATTTTGAAAAGAAGGTTGTAGAGGAGGTTTTGAATGAAGATGAACGAATGGAGGTAAAAGAGATTGAGGCTGATGCTACTCATCCTGGTGCTGATGAAAACCTGAAGACTGTACGTGAG GTTTTGAAGGAAGATGGAGGGATTGCTGCTAAAGAGATGGGAGACGATGTTAGTAATCCTGGGACAGATGGAAACCAGAAGACTGTTGATGAGGTTtttgaggaggaggaaggaagtaGGGTTAAAGAGATGCTAGATGATGTTAACTGTCGGGACAGAGATGGAGACCAGAATACTGCTGATGAAGTTTTCAAAGACGATGAAGGAACTGGGGTTAAAGAGATCGCAGACGATGTCACACATCTGGACAAAGACGTAGACAAGATGACTGCTGATAAGGTTGACTGGGAAGCTGAAGGAACTAAGGTTAGAGAGGTGGGGGATGGTGTTACCTGTCTGGGCACAGATGGAAACCTGAAGGCTGTTGATGAGATTTTC GAAGATGAAGGACCCAGggttaaagagagagaagatgatgCTAAATGTTCTGTCTCTGACTGCTTAGATGAGAACTTAACAAAAAATGTCAGTAGGGTTGATTCACATGTAAACCAAATGCTAGAAACGTCAGAACAGGTTACAACTACTTTGAATCCTGGAACTGCATCTGTAAATGATAATCGGGTTTTTTATGGCCTGCCAACAGAAGAAGGtgatttttctgtttctgatcTAGTCTGGGGTAAGGTGAAGAGTCATCCCTGGTGGCCTGGGCAGATATTCGATCCTTCGGATGCATCAGAGCAGGCAATGAAATACCGTAAGAAGGACAGCCTTTTGGTTGCATATTTTGGGGATAGAACATTTGCTTGGAATGAAGCATCATTGCTAAAGCCCTTTAGGGCTAATTTCTCACAGATGGAGAAGCAGACTAATCTGGAGTCATTTCGTAAAGCTGTCGATTGTGCATTGGATGAAATTGCGAGACGAGTAGAGCTGGGGCTGGCCTGCTCATGCACATTCGAAGAAGTCTATGCAAAGACTGGATCCCAAATGATTGAGAACCCTGGGATCCGGGAAGAATCAAGTAGGAGAAAGGGCATGGACGAATCCATCAGTGTAAGTTCTTTTGAACCAGAGATGCTTGTTGAGTATATCAGAGAATTAGCACTGTTTCCATATGGTGGAGTTGATAGGCTGGAACTTGTCATAGCTCAGGTGCAATTATTGGCTGTCCATCGTTCAAGGGGGTACTCTTGTTTGCCAACGTTCCAGTTGTGTGGCAGTTTGGTGGAGAATGAAGCTGACAGTTTAATCTTGGCAGAAAGCAAGCATTCAAAAGCAATTGTTGATGATTCTGCAGCTATATCTGAGAATAAAGATCAAGTACTATCTGGGAAAGTTAAATTTAAGAGTCGGGATGGCTCTTTCCGTAAGCGTAAACACACCTCAGAGGATGGTGGACATcctatcaaaaaagaaagaagcttGTCAGAGTTGATGGCTGGGAAAAAGGTTTTCTCATCTGATGATGGAAATGAGTCTGTTGATGGGAAGCCAGTTTCATCGTTGTTGGGAAAAAAGCGTAAAGCTGGTGATTCCATTCCTGATGATTCAGTGattcaaaataggaaaagaagtaTTTCCTTATCAGGAGCTGCTGATGCTGACTCTGCTCAGCCCAAGCGATCTTTCAAAGTTGGTGAATCCATTTGTAGAGTTGCAAGCCAACTGactggatcctctccaatccTTAAGTGTAGCGGTGAACGGCTCCGTAAAGTTGCAGTTAAGGTGGATCAGAACAGAGAAAGTTCTACTTGGGATGGTGATGCTGCATCTCCTAGAACTCCTGAACAAAGGAGAAAGATAGTCCTTCCAACAGAGCACTCGTCCCCAGAAGAGATGCTGTCCCAACTTTGCTTGGCTGCACGGGACCCAATAAAAGGCTATAGTTTCCTGACTACCATAATTAGTTTCTTCTCTGAATTCAGAAATTTTGTCTGCCTTGATCATGCAAGTTCTTGGAAGCACAAAATGTCTTCAGAGAAAGTAGgtggtaaaaagaaaaaaccaccCAACTCTAACATGGACTCCACTGAATCGTATAGTTTTGAGGATATGCAAGATTCTTACTGGACTGACAGGATTGTCCAAATCGGCCCTGAAGAACAACCATTGGACAAATCccagaagaaaagaggaaggcCTAGGAAAAAGATTTTTATGCTGACCAATGGAGCTGATGATTCTCATCAGTGCAGTCCTGCATTGGATATTGAGCAGCAAAATCCTTATCACAATGCTGAACAGCCAGTAGAAATTTCAGTGGGCAGTTTGGATGCAAATTCCAAGGACCCCAATTCACCAGCGGCACTAATATTGAGCTTCCCGGAGTCTGATGCAGATTCTATTCCTTCAGAAAAGAATCTGAATATAATATTTAGACACTTTGGGCCTTTGAAGGAATCTGAAACAGAAGTGCTGAAAACGACTAACTGTGCTAGAGTGGTGTTCAAGAGGCATACTGATGCAGAGGTAGCTCTCAGTAGTGCGGGGAAATTCAGCATTTTTGGACCAGTGCATGTCAGCTACAGGTTGATGTATTGGCCACCAACATCAGCTAAGGCTCCATCCTTTGCTGCAACACAACTCATAGAATATGTGGCACCACAAGGCATAGAAGATGTGGAATCACAAGGCATAGAGGATATGGCACCACAACTCATAGTAGATGTGGCACCACAAGGCATAGAAGATATGGCACCACAAAGCATAGAAGATATGGCACCAGAAGGCATAGAAGATATGGATATGGCACCGCTACTCATAGAAGATGTGGCACCACAAGGCATAGAAAATGGGGAATCACAAGGCATAGAGGATATGGATATGGCACCACTACTTGTAGAAGATGTTGCACCGCAAGGCATAGTAGATATGGCACCACAAGGCATAGAAGACGTGGAATCACAAGGCATAGAGGATATGGCACCACAAGGCATAGAAGATGTGGAATCACAAGGCATAGAGGATATGGCACCACAAGGCGTAGAAGATATGGAATCAAAAGGCATAGATGATATGGCACCACAAGGCATAGAGGATATGGCGTCACGAGGCATAGAAGATGTGGCACCACAAGGCATAGAAGATGGGGCATCAGAAGGCATAGAAGATATGGTACCTGCGGGAGGCAACGAAGATATGGCACCACAAGGCATAGAAGATATGGCACCTGTGAGAGGCAGCACATCTTGA